TTTTGACGACAGCTTATACGTCCTCACGGTAGGATCCGATGAGCCGAGACACATCGCAGTCAGAACGCAACCAATGTCGCCGCCTTCCATGGAACAAAACTTGCTCAATTCCCTTGGGACCAGTCCACCAGCTCACCACCGTGGCAACCTGCACTGGAGTCCTTATGGTGCCGGAGAGTCGACAGGCGGGCACGGGGACATCATCGTGTTCGACACCGAAGCCGAGTCGTTCTGGTGGATGCACGGTCCTGCCCCGGCCAAGCTATCCGATCATAAGAAGTTTCTTGACATGGAAGGGAAGCTTGCTTATGTTCTCTGGGAAGGCAGATCTCCAATGTGTTTCGCCGCTATGGATGTCTGGGCGATGCAGGATTACGAAGCCGAAACCTGGTCCTTCCGGTACCCGATCGACGTGTCAACGGTGGAGGCGTCGAGACAACTCTGTACAACTCCTATTCCTTGcgaaaagaacaagaaaacgcCGCTTGATTCAAAGGTGAGATGGTTCAATGATATGGCTATGGTCAACGATCGTGAGCTGCTGATCCGGTTCAATAATAAGCATGTGTTGCGCTGCGACACTGATGGCGAGTTCTTGGGATTGGTGGCCATTGGATATAGGCAGTACCGTATGCACCTCACTCCGCATCGCCTCCAAGAGAGCATTATTCCAATTCCGTCTCATTGAGatgcaagaagaagatgaggagcGTCCATTCTTCAGAGGGCATGCCTGAATTGCCCTTATAGTAACTACCTGTATATCCTATACGAGAGTCATATGTCTTCTGTTCTTATCTTCTTTCTTGTTAGTACTACCAATAGAACATGTCACTTTGGATGGTCGTGGTAGCATCTAAGCTGTCATCATTTGTTGTTTATTATGATGTCTTGACCATCCTAATGTTCTGAAATATGGAGTATTTACCTGTGCAATTAGAGTTTCGGTTTGCGTTGTTAAAAGGCACAATGATATTCAGTCTTAGTCTCATGCTCTGAGTGAATTTTTTTGTCTGACAAGGAGATATTCAGTCTTAGTCGTGCTCTGGCATTTCCTTAGTTATTGCATCTTCGTACTTCAGTTGTCTTTCCTGGAGgtaaatgtggtggtttttaGTTCATCTTTGTCTTTGCCTGGATAAAGATTTTTGCATTGACAGTTTGGCTGATTTCAGACTGGCCAATGCTCCCTTTCATGTGTTTGGTAAGTTGGTTCATGTCTTGGATCACATGGAAAATCCAGCGATTTCGATGATGATATGAAACTGGCTGTACAACAGTATCAGTACGATCATGACATCTCCATTAATTGCTTGTCCTCAGAAAAGCTATAAGTGCAAATTAGTATTAACACACATCTGCGCATGAGTTCTTTCTCTCATTTCCAGGACAAATATTGAAAAATACTGAAAGGATCacacctatgctaaaaaacaaCAATAGCGAACAGATGTTAATTTACGTG
This is a stretch of genomic DNA from Brachypodium distachyon strain Bd21 chromosome 1, Brachypodium_distachyon_v3.0, whole genome shotgun sequence. It encodes these proteins:
- the LOC100842809 gene encoding F-box protein At3g07870 — protein: MPGTRGPAALDDLPEEITDDILLRLPPKAVGRCRAVCRSWRDATSTPGFALEHRRRQPPLPVINALYAGAGLVLLPASAGAARASDKPLWPFPPGTKPRHQPILGNTCHGFIIVSKKSQFYICNPATHRRVLLPQPLYGAGFKNTILGLYRHRSTGEYRVLILNSMDRSAELSWYFDDSLYVLTVGSDEPRHIAVRTQPMSPPSMEQNLLNSLGTSPPAHHRGNLHWSPYGAGESTGGHGDIIVFDTEAESFWWMHGPAPAKLSDHKKFLDMEGKLAYVLWEGRSPMCFAAMDVWAMQDYEAETWSFRYPIDVSTVEASRQLCTTPIPCEKNKKTPLDSKVRWFNDMAMVNDRELLIRFNNKHVLRCDTDGEFLGLVAIGYRQYRMHLTPHRLQESIIPIPSH